In Phreatobacter aquaticus, a single genomic region encodes these proteins:
- a CDS encoding ABC-F family ATP-binding cassette domain-containing protein, producing MIRLENIGKQNGRQIIFIEASAALQKGEKIGLVGPNGAGKTTLFRMVTGEEQPDEGQVAVDRGVTIGYFSQDVGDMAGQSAAATVMDGAGPVSAVAAELKALEAAFADPDQADAMDDLIQRYGEVQGRFEELGGYALEGKAREVLAGLGFSEEMMDGDVGKLSGGWKMRVALARILLMRPDAMLLDEPSNHLDIESLIWLEAFLKGYEGALMMTSHDRAFMNRIVNKIIEIDGGSLTTYSGDYDFYEQQRALADKQQQAQFERQQAMLAKEINFIERFKARASHAAQVQSRVKKLEKIDRVEPPKRRQTVMFEFQPAPRSGEDVVSIKAVQKAYGSRTIYDGLDFQIRRRERWCVMGVNGAGKSTLLKLIAGTAEPDAGTVAVGGSVKMGYFAQHAMELLDGEETVFQSLENQFPQAGQGSLRALAGCFGFSGDDVEKRCRVLSGGEKARLVMAKMLFDPPNFLVLDEPTNHLDMATKDMLIQALAGYEGTMLFVSHDRHFLAALSNRVLELTPDGIHTYGGGYTEYVARTGQEAPGLRG from the coding sequence ATGATTCGACTTGAGAATATCGGCAAGCAGAACGGCCGGCAGATCATCTTCATCGAGGCTTCGGCCGCGCTGCAGAAGGGCGAGAAGATCGGCCTTGTCGGGCCGAATGGGGCGGGCAAGACCACGCTGTTCCGGATGGTCACCGGCGAGGAGCAGCCGGACGAGGGCCAGGTCGCGGTCGATCGCGGCGTGACGATCGGCTATTTCAGCCAGGATGTCGGCGACATGGCAGGCCAGAGTGCTGCCGCAACCGTCATGGACGGGGCAGGGCCGGTGAGCGCGGTTGCCGCCGAACTGAAGGCTCTGGAAGCGGCTTTCGCCGATCCCGATCAGGCCGATGCCATGGATGATCTCATCCAGCGCTATGGCGAGGTACAGGGCCGGTTCGAGGAGCTCGGCGGCTATGCGCTGGAGGGCAAGGCCCGCGAAGTGCTGGCAGGCCTCGGTTTCTCGGAAGAGATGATGGACGGCGATGTCGGCAAGCTCTCGGGCGGCTGGAAGATGCGCGTGGCGCTTGCCCGCATCCTGCTGATGCGCCCCGATGCTATGCTGCTCGACGAGCCGTCGAACCATCTCGACATCGAGAGCCTGATCTGGCTCGAGGCCTTCCTCAAGGGCTATGAGGGCGCCTTGATGATGACCTCGCATGACCGGGCCTTCATGAACCGGATCGTCAACAAGATCATCGAGATCGATGGCGGGTCGCTGACAACCTATTCCGGCGACTACGATTTCTACGAGCAGCAGCGCGCGCTGGCCGACAAGCAGCAGCAGGCCCAGTTCGAGCGCCAGCAGGCCATGCTCGCCAAGGAGATCAATTTCATCGAGCGGTTCAAGGCGCGCGCGTCCCATGCGGCGCAGGTGCAGAGCCGGGTGAAGAAGCTGGAGAAGATCGACCGGGTCGAACCGCCGAAGCGCCGCCAGACCGTGATGTTCGAGTTCCAGCCCGCGCCCCGCTCGGGCGAGGACGTGGTCAGCATCAAGGCGGTCCAGAAAGCCTATGGCAGCCGCACCATCTATGACGGGCTCGACTTCCAGATCCGCCGGCGCGAGCGCTGGTGCGTCATGGGGGTGAACGGCGCCGGCAAGTCGACGCTGCTGAAGCTGATCGCCGGCACAGCCGAACCCGATGCCGGCACCGTTGCCGTCGGCGGCAGCGTCAAGATGGGCTATTTCGCCCAGCACGCGATGGAATTGCTCGATGGCGAGGAGACGGTGTTCCAGTCGCTGGAAAACCAGTTCCCGCAGGCGGGGCAGGGGTCACTGCGCGCGCTTGCCGGCTGTTTCGGATTCTCGGGCGATGACGTGGAAAAGCGCTGCCGCGTGCTGTCAGGTGGCGAGAAGGCCCGCCTCGTCATGGCCAAGATGCTGTTCGATCCGCCGAATTTCCTGGTTCTGGACGAGCCGACCAACCATCTGGACATGGCGACCAAGGACATGCTGATCCAGGCGCTGGCCGGCTATGAGGGGACGATGCTGTTCGTCTCCCATGACCGGCATTTCCTGGCCGCGCTCTCCAACCGCGTGCTGGAACTGACCCCCGATGGCATCCACACCTATGGCGGCGGCTATACCGAATATGTCGCGCGCACCGGCCAGGAGGCGCCGGGTCTGAGAGGCTGA